The proteins below are encoded in one region of Streptomyces marianii:
- a CDS encoding DUF1844 domain-containing protein, with amino-acid sequence MSDATPTPEQPAGEQAPDFAAMTRDIAEVPAVEVIVTVAVNLMSAAAVKLGLTEDGDEHKDLDEARKLVHALAGLLDAGVTEISSFHAAPLRDGLKSLQLAFREASVVPDEPGQGPGEKYTGPVYG; translated from the coding sequence ATGAGTGACGCGACCCCCACCCCCGAGCAGCCCGCGGGCGAGCAGGCTCCCGACTTCGCCGCCATGACCCGCGACATCGCGGAGGTCCCCGCGGTCGAGGTGATCGTCACGGTCGCGGTGAACCTGATGAGCGCCGCCGCGGTGAAGCTGGGACTCACCGAGGACGGCGACGAGCACAAGGACCTGGACGAGGCCCGGAAGCTGGTCCACGCGCTGGCCGGTCTCCTCGACGCGGGCGTCACGGAGATCAGCTCCTTCCACGCGGCACCGCTGCGGGACGGGCTGAAGTCCCTCCAGCTGGCGTTCCGCGAGGCCTCGGTCGTCCCGGACGAGCCGGGCCAGGGCCCGGGCGAGAAGTACACCGGACCGGTCTACGGCTAG
- a CDS encoding 3-oxoacyl-ACP reductase: MTTAHSDIPVCRRLVGRTAVITGAGSGIGLAAARRLASEGAHVVCGDIDETAGKTAAEEVGGTFVKVDVTDAEQVEALFRTAFDTYGSVDIAFNNAGISPPDDDSILETGLDAWKRVQEVNLTSVYLCCKAAIPYMQRQGRGSIINTASFVARMGAATSQISYTASKGGVLAMSRELGVQFAREGIRVNALCPGPVNTPLLQELFAKDPERAARRLVHIPVGRFADAEEIAAAVAFLASDDSSFVNATDFLVDGGISGAYVTPV; the protein is encoded by the coding sequence ATGACCACTGCCCACAGCGACATCCCCGTCTGCCGCCGGCTCGTCGGCCGCACCGCCGTCATCACCGGCGCCGGCAGCGGCATCGGCCTCGCCGCCGCGCGCCGTCTCGCCTCCGAAGGAGCCCACGTCGTCTGCGGCGACATCGACGAGACCGCGGGCAAGACCGCCGCCGAGGAGGTCGGCGGCACCTTCGTGAAGGTGGACGTGACCGACGCCGAACAGGTCGAGGCACTGTTCCGGACCGCCTTCGACACCTACGGCAGCGTCGACATCGCCTTCAACAACGCCGGCATCTCACCGCCCGACGACGACTCCATCCTGGAGACGGGCCTCGACGCCTGGAAGCGGGTGCAGGAGGTCAACCTCACCTCCGTCTACCTGTGCTGCAAGGCCGCCATCCCCTACATGCAGCGCCAGGGCCGGGGCTCCATCATCAACACCGCCTCGTTCGTGGCCCGGATGGGCGCGGCGACCTCCCAGATCTCGTACACCGCGAGCAAGGGCGGGGTCCTCGCCATGTCCCGCGAGCTGGGCGTGCAGTTCGCCCGCGAGGGCATCAGGGTCAACGCCCTGTGCCCGGGACCGGTCAACACCCCGCTGCTGCAGGAGCTGTTCGCCAAGGACCCCGAGCGGGCGGCGCGCCGGCTGGTGCACATCCCCGTCGGCCGGTTCGCCGACGCCGAGGAGATCGCCGCGGCCGTGGCGTTCCTCGCCAGCGACGACTCGTCCTTCGTCAACGCCACCGACTTCCTCGTCGACGGCGGCATCTCGGGCGCGTACGTCACCCCTGTGTAG
- the mycP gene encoding type VII secretion-associated serine protease mycosin, with the protein MTAARLRTRATPRRLLGAVATAVAFSLVAAAPAQADGIRVRQWALDALHTEDAWRTTKGAGITVAVLDTGVDDSHPDLEGSVLPTKDLIGFGAKRGDRAWARHGTAMAGIIAGHGHGPGREDGVLGIAPEARILPVRVILEGSDPARSKARSTRGTALARGIRWAADNGADVINLSLGDDSESAHPDAGEDAAVQYALAKGAVVVASAGNGGEKGDHISYPAAYPGVIAVAAVDRYGTHASFSTRRWYATVSAPGVDVVIADPDRKYYEGWGTSAASAFVSGAVALVRAAHPGLTPAQIKRLLADTARGGPKNGRDDSKGYGIVDPAAAIVNGGRPPTGGVDPETASVQGHRKQYFGTGPDDSPAQPGGGWLAPVTGGLGALLLAAAVVLWRGRRA; encoded by the coding sequence ATGACGGCAGCACGCCTCCGCACCCGCGCCACGCCCCGACGGCTCCTGGGGGCGGTGGCCACGGCCGTCGCGTTCTCCCTCGTCGCCGCCGCGCCCGCGCAGGCCGACGGGATCCGGGTCCGGCAGTGGGCCCTGGACGCCCTGCACACCGAGGACGCGTGGCGTACGACCAAGGGCGCGGGCATCACCGTCGCGGTGCTCGACACCGGAGTCGACGACAGCCATCCGGATCTGGAGGGCAGCGTCCTTCCCACGAAGGACCTCATCGGGTTCGGGGCGAAGCGGGGCGACCGCGCCTGGGCCCGGCACGGCACGGCGATGGCCGGGATCATCGCCGGGCACGGCCACGGTCCGGGCCGTGAGGACGGAGTGCTCGGAATCGCCCCCGAGGCCAGGATCCTGCCCGTGCGGGTGATCCTGGAAGGTTCCGACCCCGCCCGCAGCAAGGCGCGGAGCACCCGTGGCACGGCCCTCGCCCGGGGAATCCGCTGGGCCGCCGACAACGGCGCCGACGTCATCAACCTCTCCCTCGGCGACGACAGCGAGTCCGCCCACCCCGACGCCGGTGAGGACGCCGCCGTGCAGTACGCCCTCGCCAAGGGCGCGGTCGTCGTCGCCTCGGCGGGCAACGGGGGCGAGAAGGGCGACCACATCTCGTACCCGGCCGCCTACCCCGGTGTCATCGCCGTCGCCGCCGTCGACCGCTACGGCACCCACGCCTCCTTCTCCACCCGGCGCTGGTACGCCACGGTCAGCGCCCCCGGCGTCGACGTCGTCATCGCCGATCCCGACCGCAAGTACTACGAGGGCTGGGGCACCAGCGCGGCGTCCGCCTTCGTCTCCGGCGCGGTCGCGCTCGTCCGCGCCGCGCACCCCGGCCTCACCCCCGCCCAGATCAAGCGTCTCCTCGCCGACACCGCCCGAGGCGGTCCGAAGAACGGGCGCGACGACTCCAAGGGGTACGGCATCGTCGACCCGGCGGCCGCGATCGTGAACGGCGGCAGGCCGCCGACCGGCGGCGTCGACCCGGAGACCGCGTCCGTCCAGGGCCACCGCAAGCAGTACTTCGGCACGGGACCGGACGACTCCCCGGCCCAGCCGGGCGGCGGCTGGCTGGCCCCCGTCACCGGCGGCCTCGGCGCGCTGCTGCTGGCCGCGGCGGTCGTACTGTGGCGCGGCCGCCGGGCCTGA
- a CDS encoding glutamine synthetase family protein, which produces MADRTPPLSVEELRTLVASGEIDTVVLAFPDMQGRLQGKRFAARFFLDEVLEHGTEGCNYLLAVDTEMNTVDGYAMSSWERGYGDFAMHPDLATLRRVPWNEGTAMLIADLAWNDGAPVVAAPRQILRRQLERLAEHGWTAQVGTELEFIVFKDSYEQAWDRGYQGLTPANQYNIDYSVLGTGRIEPLLRRIRNEMAAAGLTVESAKGECNPGQHEIVFRYDEALVTCDQHAIYKTGTKEIAAQEGVSITFMAKYNEREGNSCHIHLSLADAEGRNVMAGDGPDGMSPVMRHFLAGQLAALRDFSLLYAPNINSYKRFQPGSFAPTAVAWGHDNRTCALRVVGHGRSMRFENRLPGGDVNPHLAVAALVAAGLYGIEQKLELPEVCTGNAYAAGYEHVPTSLREAAELWENSPIAKAAFGDEVVAHYRNMARVELEAFDAAVTDWELRRSFERM; this is translated from the coding sequence GTGGCAGACCGCACACCCCCGCTGAGCGTCGAGGAGCTCAGAACCCTCGTCGCGAGCGGTGAGATCGACACCGTAGTACTGGCCTTTCCCGACATGCAGGGCAGGCTCCAGGGAAAGCGGTTCGCCGCCCGGTTCTTCCTCGACGAGGTCCTGGAACACGGTACGGAGGGCTGCAACTACCTGCTCGCCGTCGACACCGAGATGAACACCGTGGACGGCTACGCCATGTCCTCGTGGGAGCGTGGTTACGGCGACTTCGCCATGCACCCCGACCTGGCCACACTGCGCCGTGTCCCGTGGAACGAGGGCACGGCCATGCTCATCGCCGACCTGGCGTGGAACGACGGCGCCCCGGTCGTCGCCGCACCCCGCCAGATCCTGCGCCGCCAGCTGGAGCGCCTGGCCGAGCACGGCTGGACCGCCCAGGTCGGCACCGAGCTGGAGTTCATCGTCTTCAAGGACAGCTACGAGCAGGCCTGGGACCGCGGCTACCAGGGCCTCACCCCGGCCAACCAGTACAACATCGACTACTCGGTCCTCGGCACCGGCCGCATCGAGCCGCTGCTGCGCCGGATCCGCAACGAGATGGCCGCCGCCGGCCTGACCGTCGAGTCCGCCAAGGGCGAGTGCAACCCCGGTCAGCACGAGATCGTGTTCCGCTACGACGAAGCCCTCGTCACCTGCGACCAGCACGCGATCTACAAGACCGGGACCAAGGAGATCGCCGCCCAGGAAGGCGTCTCGATCACCTTCATGGCCAAGTACAACGAGCGCGAGGGCAACTCCTGCCACATCCACCTCTCGCTCGCGGACGCCGAAGGCCGCAACGTCATGGCGGGCGACGGACCGGACGGAATGTCGCCGGTCATGCGGCACTTCCTCGCCGGGCAGCTCGCCGCCCTGCGCGACTTCTCCCTGCTGTACGCGCCGAACATCAACTCGTACAAGCGCTTCCAGCCGGGCTCCTTCGCCCCGACCGCCGTCGCCTGGGGTCACGACAACCGGACCTGCGCCCTGCGCGTCGTCGGCCACGGTCGCTCGATGCGCTTCGAGAACCGGCTGCCCGGTGGCGACGTCAACCCCCACCTCGCCGTCGCCGCACTGGTCGCGGCCGGCCTGTACGGGATCGAACAGAAACTGGAGCTGCCCGAGGTCTGCACCGGCAACGCCTACGCCGCCGGCTACGAACACGTCCCGACCAGCCTCCGCGAGGCCGCCGAGCTCTGGGAGAACAGCCCCATCGCCAAGGCCGCCTTCGGGGACGAGGTCGTCGCCCACTACCGCAACATGGCCCGGGTCGAGCTCGAAGCCTTCGACGCCGCGGTGACCGACTGGGAGCTCCGCCGCTCCTTCGAACGCATGTGA
- the eat gene encoding ethanolamine permease, protein MTLEDTDTTGSGNTPPDNYLERRTLRRGSAGWLLLTGLGVAYVVSGDFSGWNIGLSKGGFGGLAAATVLMGLMYACLVFALAELSAILPTAGGGYGFARRALGTWGGFLTGTAILIEYILAPAAISIFIGDYVESLGLFGLESGWPVYLACFAVFIGIHLWGVGEALRFSLIVTVIAVAALLIFAMGAFTDFQVSGLDDIPVDGDALGSNSWLPFGLLGIWAAFPFGMWFFLGVEGVPLAAEEAKDPVRSMPKALALSMSILVLLALITFFAATGARGSAAIQEAGNPLVVALQGDGDPTALSRFVNYAGLAGLVASFFSLIYAGSRQLFALSRAGYLPRFLSLTSRRKSPYLGLLIPGAIGFALAAGTGDGARMLNIAVFGATISYALMALSHIVLRRREPDLPRPYRTPGGVLTSSVAFVLALSALVATFLVDKDAAFIALAVYGVALAYFAFYSRNRLVARAPEEEFAALAAAEAELARD, encoded by the coding sequence ATGACGCTGGAAGACACCGACACCACCGGGAGCGGCAACACTCCACCGGACAACTATCTCGAACGCCGGACCCTGCGCCGAGGCAGCGCGGGCTGGCTGCTGCTCACCGGGCTGGGCGTCGCCTACGTCGTCTCCGGCGACTTCTCCGGCTGGAACATCGGCCTGTCCAAGGGGGGCTTCGGCGGACTCGCCGCCGCCACCGTGCTGATGGGCCTGATGTACGCCTGTCTCGTCTTCGCGCTCGCCGAACTGTCGGCCATCCTGCCGACCGCGGGCGGCGGCTACGGGTTCGCGCGCCGGGCGCTGGGCACCTGGGGCGGCTTCCTCACCGGTACGGCCATCCTCATCGAGTACATCCTGGCGCCTGCCGCCATCTCGATCTTCATCGGCGACTACGTCGAGTCACTCGGACTCTTCGGGCTGGAGTCCGGCTGGCCCGTCTACCTCGCCTGCTTCGCCGTCTTCATCGGCATTCACCTGTGGGGCGTGGGCGAGGCCCTGCGCTTCAGTCTCATCGTCACCGTGATCGCCGTCGCCGCGCTGCTGATCTTCGCCATGGGAGCGTTCACCGACTTCCAGGTGAGCGGACTCGACGACATCCCGGTCGACGGCGACGCGCTGGGCTCCAACTCCTGGCTGCCGTTCGGACTGCTCGGCATCTGGGCCGCGTTCCCGTTCGGCATGTGGTTCTTCCTCGGCGTGGAGGGTGTACCGCTCGCCGCGGAGGAGGCCAAGGACCCGGTCCGGTCCATGCCGAAGGCACTCGCGCTGTCGATGTCGATCCTGGTGCTGCTGGCCCTGATCACCTTCTTCGCCGCCACCGGCGCCCGCGGCTCGGCCGCGATCCAGGAGGCGGGCAACCCGCTGGTGGTGGCGCTGCAGGGCGACGGCGACCCGACGGCGCTGAGCCGCTTCGTCAACTACGCCGGACTCGCCGGCCTGGTCGCCTCGTTCTTCTCGCTCATCTACGCCGGGTCGCGCCAGCTGTTCGCCCTGTCCCGGGCGGGCTACCTGCCCCGCTTCCTGTCGCTGACCAGCCGCCGCAAGTCGCCCTACCTGGGCCTGCTGATCCCCGGCGCGATCGGCTTCGCACTGGCCGCCGGCACCGGGGACGGGGCGCGGATGCTGAACATCGCCGTCTTCGGCGCGACGATCAGCTACGCCCTGATGGCGCTGTCCCACATCGTGCTGCGGCGGCGCGAGCCGGACCTGCCGCGCCCGTACCGCACCCCCGGCGGTGTGCTGACCTCGTCCGTCGCCTTCGTCCTCGCGCTGTCCGCGCTGGTGGCGACCTTCCTGGTGGACAAGGACGCGGCGTTCATCGCACTCGCCGTGTACGGCGTCGCCCTCGCCTACTTCGCCTTCTACAGTCGGAACCGTCTCGTGGCCCGTGCCCCGGAGGAGGAGTTCGCGGCACTCGCCGCGGCCGAGGCGGAACTGGCACGCGACTGA
- a CDS encoding FadR/GntR family transcriptional regulator — MVEKSESGDRLTSVLRPVRGGNGFEEALEQILQVVRLGLVPGGERLPAERELAERMGISRVTLREVLRVLQEEGLVESRRGRYGGTFVLHRPRTEGEDELRRRIAAVDVEDTLRFREVLEVGAAGLCAAHGLSEEGAGRLRTALTATHDAPLDDYRRCDTLLHLTLAELSGSPTLTKQYAAVRAAVNDLLDCIPLLVRNLEHSQQQHVALVEAILEGDADAAREVMREHCEGTAALLRGFLA; from the coding sequence GTGGTCGAGAAGAGCGAGTCCGGGGACCGGCTCACGTCCGTGCTGCGGCCGGTGCGCGGGGGCAACGGCTTCGAGGAGGCCCTCGAACAGATCCTGCAGGTCGTACGGCTGGGACTGGTGCCCGGCGGCGAACGGCTGCCCGCCGAGCGCGAACTCGCCGAGCGCATGGGCATCAGCCGGGTCACGCTGCGCGAGGTGCTCAGGGTCCTCCAGGAGGAGGGCCTGGTGGAGAGCCGGCGCGGCCGCTACGGCGGAACGTTCGTCCTGCACCGCCCGCGCACCGAGGGCGAGGACGAGCTGCGCCGCCGGATCGCGGCCGTCGACGTCGAGGACACACTGCGCTTCCGGGAGGTCCTGGAGGTCGGCGCGGCGGGGCTGTGCGCGGCGCACGGACTCTCCGAGGAGGGCGCCGGGCGGCTGCGCACGGCGCTGACGGCGACGCACGACGCACCCCTGGACGACTACCGGCGGTGCGACACGCTCCTGCACCTCACGCTGGCCGAACTGTCCGGCTCACCCACGCTGACCAAGCAGTACGCGGCCGTCCGGGCGGCCGTGAACGATCTGCTCGACTGCATCCCGCTGCTCGTGCGCAACCTGGAGCACTCCCAGCAGCAGCACGTCGCGCTGGTCGAGGCGATCCTGGAGGGCGACGCGGACGCGGCGCGCGAGGTGATGCGGGAGCACTGCGAGGGCACGGCCGCGCTGCTGCGCGGCTTCCTCGCGTGA
- a CDS encoding amino acid deaminase/aldolase, with protein MTPRAALRTRYDRATAHLDAPLAIVDLEAFDANAADLVRRAGGKPVRVASKSVRCRALLERVLAKDGFSGIMSYTLEESIWLARAGFGDVLLAYPSADRAGFAELAGDAKLVGVVTVMVDDPAQLDLIDRARDGGTEEVRVCLELDTSLRLLGGRIRFGARRSPLRTPEDLAELARAIVARPGFRLVGLMAYEGHVAGVGDAVAGSPLRSRVVRLMQSAARRELARRRADVVRAVRAVAPDLEFVNGGGTGSVQHTAAEDAVTEIAAGSGLYLPRLFDDYTSFSGRPAAWFAQPVVRRPGVGVVTVLGGGYPASGAAGRDRLPVPYLPEGLRYDLMEGAGEVQTPLLGPPADDLLVGDKVWFRHAKAGELCERFASLHLVEGERVTATVPTYRGEGRTFL; from the coding sequence ATGACTCCCCGTGCCGCTCTCAGGACCCGGTACGACCGGGCCACCGCACACCTCGACGCGCCCCTCGCCATCGTGGACCTGGAGGCGTTCGACGCCAACGCGGCGGATCTGGTCAGGCGCGCGGGCGGGAAACCGGTCCGGGTGGCCAGCAAGTCCGTGCGGTGCCGGGCGCTGCTCGAGCGGGTGCTGGCGAAGGACGGCTTCTCAGGGATCATGTCCTACACGCTGGAGGAGTCGATCTGGCTGGCCCGGGCGGGTTTCGGCGATGTGCTCCTCGCCTACCCGTCCGCCGACCGCGCCGGTTTCGCCGAACTGGCCGGTGACGCCAAGCTCGTCGGCGTCGTGACGGTCATGGTCGACGACCCCGCGCAGCTGGACCTGATCGACCGCGCCCGGGACGGCGGCACCGAGGAGGTCCGGGTCTGTCTGGAACTGGACACCTCTCTCCGTCTGCTGGGAGGCCGGATCCGATTCGGTGCGCGCCGCTCGCCGCTGCGCACCCCCGAGGACCTGGCCGAGCTCGCCCGCGCGATCGTCGCCCGCCCCGGCTTCCGGCTGGTGGGGCTGATGGCTTACGAGGGGCATGTCGCTGGAGTCGGTGACGCGGTCGCGGGCAGTCCGCTGCGCTCGCGGGTGGTGAGGCTGATGCAGTCCGCGGCCCGGCGCGAGCTGGCTCGGCGGCGGGCGGACGTGGTGCGGGCGGTGCGGGCGGTGGCCCCGGACCTGGAGTTCGTGAACGGCGGCGGCACCGGCAGTGTGCAGCACACCGCGGCGGAGGACGCGGTCACGGAGATCGCCGCCGGCTCCGGCCTGTACCTGCCGAGGCTCTTCGACGACTACACGTCGTTCAGCGGGCGTCCCGCGGCGTGGTTCGCGCAGCCCGTCGTGCGCCGCCCTGGCGTCGGCGTGGTGACGGTGCTCGGCGGCGGTTACCCGGCCTCGGGCGCCGCCGGGCGCGACCGGCTGCCGGTGCCGTACCTGCCGGAAGGGCTCCGCTACGACCTGATGGAAGGTGCGGGCGAGGTGCAGACGCCGCTGCTGGGCCCGCCTGCGGACGATCTGCTCGTCGGCGACAAGGTGTGGTTCCGGCACGCGAAGGCCGGGGAGCTCTGCGAGCGCTTCGCCTCGCTGCACCTGGTCGAGGGCGAGCGGGTGACGGCCACCGTGCCGACGTACCGGGGCGAGGGCCGTACGTTCCTCTGA
- a CDS encoding aldehyde dehydrogenase family protein has product MSQPYALDVLNPATEEVVATVPGADAADVDAAVGRAARAQRAWAAAAPADRARLLRRFAAVVDDHIEELALLEVREAGHTIGNARWEAGNVRDLLDYSAGGVERLTGRQIPVPGGIDLTLLEPLGVVGVIAPWNFPMPIAAWGAAPALAAGNAVVLKPAETTPLTALRLAELALEAGLPEHLFQVLPGYGAVAGDALVRHPGVAKIVFTGSTRVGKQIMALCAERVKRVTLELGGKSPNIVFADADVEAAAAAAPMAFLDNSGQDCCARTRILVQRPVYDAFLDRLAPALKSVVVGDPADEATQMGPLISRAQLDRVRAYVTDDLATVRGSAPDGPGFWFPPTLVTGVAPEAPVATEEVFGPVAVVLPFDDEDDAVRLANATEYGLSGSIWTRDVGRALRVSGAVAAGNLSVNSHSSVRYWTPFGGYGQSGLGRELGPDALTAFTETKNVFISTEA; this is encoded by the coding sequence TTGTCGCAACCGTACGCACTCGACGTGCTCAACCCGGCCACCGAGGAAGTCGTCGCCACCGTTCCCGGTGCGGACGCCGCCGACGTCGACGCCGCGGTGGGCCGGGCGGCGCGTGCCCAGCGCGCCTGGGCTGCCGCGGCCCCCGCCGACCGGGCCAGGCTGCTGCGCCGATTCGCCGCCGTCGTCGACGACCACATCGAGGAACTCGCCCTGCTCGAGGTCCGCGAGGCCGGGCACACCATCGGCAACGCCCGCTGGGAGGCCGGCAACGTCCGCGATCTGCTCGACTACTCCGCCGGGGGAGTGGAGCGCCTCACCGGCCGCCAGATCCCCGTGCCGGGCGGCATCGATCTGACCCTCCTCGAGCCGCTCGGCGTCGTGGGCGTCATCGCTCCCTGGAACTTCCCCATGCCGATCGCCGCGTGGGGCGCCGCACCCGCGCTCGCCGCCGGTAACGCCGTCGTCCTCAAACCCGCCGAGACGACCCCGCTGACCGCGCTGCGCCTCGCCGAACTCGCCCTGGAGGCGGGCCTTCCCGAGCACCTCTTCCAGGTGCTGCCCGGTTACGGCGCCGTCGCGGGCGACGCGCTGGTGCGCCACCCCGGCGTGGCCAAGATCGTGTTCACCGGCTCCACCCGGGTCGGCAAGCAGATCATGGCGCTCTGCGCCGAGCGCGTGAAGCGGGTGACCCTCGAACTCGGCGGCAAGAGCCCCAACATCGTCTTCGCCGACGCCGACGTCGAGGCGGCGGCCGCCGCGGCACCGATGGCCTTCCTCGACAACAGCGGCCAGGACTGCTGCGCGCGCACCCGCATCCTCGTACAGCGTCCGGTGTACGACGCCTTCCTCGACCGCCTCGCCCCCGCGCTGAAGTCGGTCGTCGTCGGCGACCCCGCGGACGAGGCCACGCAGATGGGACCGCTCATCTCGCGGGCCCAGCTCGACCGCGTACGGGCCTATGTCACCGACGACCTCGCGACGGTCCGGGGCAGCGCCCCCGACGGCCCCGGCTTCTGGTTCCCGCCGACGCTCGTCACCGGAGTCGCCCCCGAGGCGCCCGTCGCCACCGAGGAGGTCTTCGGCCCCGTCGCCGTCGTGCTGCCCTTCGACGACGAGGACGACGCCGTACGCCTCGCCAACGCCACCGAGTACGGGCTCTCCGGGTCCATCTGGACCCGCGACGTCGGCCGGGCGCTGCGGGTCTCCGGCGCGGTCGCCGCGGGCAACCTGTCCGTCAACTCCCATTCCAGCGTCCGCTACTGGACCCCGTTCGGCGGATACGGGCAGTCCGGCCTCGGCCGCGAGCTCGGTCCCGACGCCCTCACCGCTTTCACCGAGACCAAGAACGTCTTCATCAGCACGGAGGCCTGA
- a CDS encoding SseB family protein encodes MALKNIPDPGFSDDDGTADPALEAALAAWARDRTAEGPVLEALKGARLLVPVVAVLGEVEEDESGLRREKTSDMAVPTLTAGNRRALPAFTSTASLALWDPQARPVAVPLHQALQAAAHEKADTVVLDLAGPVPYELTGRTLLALAEGRTSTDPLADPAVARAVRAVVAAEPAVLRAHLGPGSADGTLALVLDEGAGASPAEAAQRVALALAEDETLRARLVRGLDLALLPASAVPPGEPLYMRA; translated from the coding sequence GTGGCGCTCAAGAACATTCCCGACCCCGGCTTCTCCGACGACGACGGCACCGCCGACCCGGCCCTGGAGGCGGCGCTCGCCGCGTGGGCCCGGGACCGGACGGCCGAGGGACCCGTGCTGGAGGCGCTCAAGGGTGCCCGGCTCCTCGTCCCGGTCGTCGCCGTGCTCGGGGAGGTCGAGGAGGACGAGTCGGGACTGCGCCGTGAGAAGACCAGCGACATGGCCGTCCCCACGCTGACGGCGGGAAACCGCCGCGCCCTGCCCGCGTTCACGTCGACCGCCTCGCTCGCCCTGTGGGACCCGCAGGCCAGGCCCGTCGCCGTGCCCCTGCACCAGGCCCTCCAGGCGGCCGCCCACGAGAAGGCCGACACCGTGGTCCTGGATCTCGCCGGTCCGGTGCCGTACGAGCTGACCGGGCGTACGCTGCTGGCCCTCGCCGAGGGGCGCACCAGCACCGACCCGCTGGCCGACCCGGCCGTGGCCCGGGCGGTACGGGCCGTGGTGGCCGCCGAGCCCGCGGTGCTGCGCGCCCATCTCGGCCCCGGCAGCGCCGACGGCACGCTCGCGCTCGTCCTCGACGAAGGGGCCGGCGCGTCCCCCGCCGAGGCCGCACAGCGCGTCGCCCTTGCCCTGGCCGAGGATGAGACGCTCAGGGCCCGGCTGGTGCGCGGACTCGACCTCGCGCTGCTGCCCGCGTCGGCGGTGCCGCCGGGAGAGCCCCTGTACATGCGGGCCTGA
- a CDS encoding DUF2510 domain-containing protein — protein sequence MSMPPPPPTPGGLGGPPGWYPDPGTPSHERWWDGRAWTGHIRTAGAPQPPAAGPAVTAPVPLAGGSGHGGGVGKGAVVALVTAGAVLVAAIATGVVVLGEDDERTAPRSAGAAVSAQPTATGNGPEPGPSAADDSDVLVDQLNGISLPLLDGWEKSTSGVDPVPTMVTADSYKCPGDSAESCRHGTVSSRTATVTNVKSPERLAGQDVGVAADWAYDNDRVGNRIHGGIKGHELVKSAPVTVAGRTGHVVRWRVTTGAGPGGYVQSLVFPSAVGSESLVIVRFAFDAGPDAPPLADMDRIIRGIRPLTDASGGAGSTVEP from the coding sequence ATGAGCATGCCGCCCCCTCCCCCTACGCCTGGCGGCCTGGGGGGACCCCCAGGCTGGTACCCGGACCCGGGCACGCCGTCCCACGAACGCTGGTGGGACGGCCGTGCCTGGACCGGGCACATCCGCACCGCCGGTGCCCCGCAGCCGCCGGCCGCCGGGCCGGCCGTCACCGCGCCCGTGCCGCTCGCCGGCGGGTCCGGGCACGGCGGGGGCGTCGGCAAGGGGGCGGTCGTCGCGCTCGTCACCGCCGGCGCGGTCCTCGTGGCCGCCATCGCCACCGGTGTCGTCGTCCTCGGCGAGGACGACGAACGGACGGCCCCGCGGTCCGCGGGGGCCGCCGTCTCGGCGCAGCCCACCGCGACGGGGAACGGCCCGGAGCCGGGTCCGTCGGCCGCCGACGACTCGGACGTCCTCGTCGACCAGCTCAACGGCATCTCCCTGCCGCTGCTCGACGGCTGGGAGAAGTCGACCTCCGGCGTCGATCCGGTGCCGACCATGGTGACCGCCGACTCCTACAAGTGCCCCGGTGACTCCGCGGAGTCCTGCCGCCACGGCACGGTGTCCTCCCGCACGGCCACGGTCACCAACGTGAAGTCGCCCGAGAGACTGGCCGGCCAGGACGTCGGCGTCGCCGCGGACTGGGCGTACGACAACGACCGCGTCGGCAACCGCATCCACGGTGGCATCAAGGGCCACGAACTGGTGAAGTCCGCCCCCGTCACGGTCGCCGGGCGCACCGGTCACGTGGTGCGCTGGCGGGTGACGACGGGAGCCGGTCCGGGCGGCTACGTCCAGTCCCTCGTCTTCCCCTCCGCCGTCGGCTCCGAATCGCTGGTCATCGTCCGCTTCGCCTTCGACGCGGGTCCCGACGCCCCGCCGCTCGCCGACATGGACAGGATCATCAGGGGCATCCGGCCGCTGACGGACGCCAGTGGGGGAGCCGGCTCCACGGTCGAGCCGTGA